One window of the Pieris brassicae chromosome 2, ilPieBrab1.1, whole genome shotgun sequence genome contains the following:
- the LOC123719964 gene encoding late secretory pathway protein AVL9 homolog, protein MAFIKEPVLNIIVVGFHHKKGCQVEHCYPELVPGRPSELPPAWRYLPALALPDGSHNYLSDTIFFNLPDLSDSTRTVYGVSCFRQIPVEQVVQKTEDMTRSSVQKSVCVICRAPLFGRLAVKLELVVRAWFLQGDFSQTKLLEDAYNHLNSCPVQIDQCLEGLSVQKLIENWRHKALLLFKLLLLSRKVVIYGSPAGQLSTALLTVISLLPRCVEYGLSQSANVVLSRPLSPVTTAIEVNTEEFNTLNASDPIFNGNSLVEVLSPKETGNLFDEKDRVSRQSFDETLLADVDRQELHGREKCHSIGEKYKPQKCVMEAQQSPTMARDMSVDGLYNLIGQIDQADCGFPLPLFEDGYLCLPYLSLQYLDLLSDSAVQGFVVGASNVLFKQKRQLFDVLVELNEMRIETADVALRRQLTLGTEDLRFADHVVRHGSTQGDAWIRDQFATYLIYLLRTSLLPDGSREIESYNSQFMAAFKATNAYEKWLKITNNGDVEAFMNLIPMHPFAGQLSVADMKLKFAHTMSTTEGGRKVSAAVATTGRAVATTSRAVGGALSQARGALSGWWSSLTTPTPTPLHLCESSDEKRSDSEEKPDNFFDEKPETSRDEKMPSDAEEALEGQDNKRESAPSDPPDKVIEDTAGNLGKIQVV, encoded by the exons ATGGCATTCATAAAAGAACCAGTGTTAAACATTATAGTAGTGGGTTTTCACCACAAAAAAGGATGCCAG GTAGAACACTGTTACCCTGAATTAGTTCCCGGGAGACCCTCAGAACTTCCACCTGCTTGGCGATATTTACCAGCATTGGCTTTACCTGATGGCTCACACAATTATCTCTCTgacacaatatttttcaacttGCCAGATTTAAGTGACTCTACAAGAACTGTTTATGGTGTTTCATGTTTCCGACAAATTCCAGTTGAG cAAGTTGTACAAAAAACTGAAGACATGACAAGAAGTTCTGTTCAGAAGAGTGTATGTGTTATTTGTCGAGCACCTTTATTTGGTAGATTGGCAGTTAAATTGGAACTTGTTGTAAGGGCTTGGTTTCTGCAAGGTGATTTTTCCCAGACAAAGCTTTTAGAAGATGCCTATAATCATCTCAATAGTTGCCCTGTACAGATTGATCAATGTTTGGAag GTCTATCTGtgcaaaaattaattgaaaattggAGGCACAAAGCACTTTTgctattcaaattattattattgagtcGTAAAGTTGTCATATATGGATCTCCCGCTGGACAGCTATCAACAGCGTTACTAACTGTAATTTCGTTACTGCCTCGTTGTGTAGAATATGGGCTATCACAGTCGGCTAATGTAgt ACTGTCACGGCCCCTTTCACCAGTTACAACAGCCATAGAAGTAAATACTGAAGAATTTAATACCCTAAATGCAAGTGACCCAATTTTTAATGGTAACAGTTTAGTGGAAGTACTGTCGCCGAAGGAAACTGGAAACCTTTTTGATGAGAAAGATAGAGTCAGCCGACAAAGTTTTGATGAAACGTTACTCGCAGATGTAGATCGACAAGAGTTACATGGTAGAGAAAAATGTCACAGCATTGGTGAAAAGTATAAACCACAAAAATGTGTGATGGAAGCTCAACAAAGTCCCACAATGGCAAGAGACATGAGTGTAGACGGATTGTATAATTTGATAGGACAAATAGATCAGGCCGATTGTGGCTTTCCACTGCCATTGTTTGAAGATGGCTATCTCTGTTTGCCATATTTATCCCTGCAGTACTTGGACCTTCTGTCCGATTCTGCCGTTCAAGGGTTCGTGGTTGGCGCTTCAAATGTGCTTTTCAAACAGAAGAGACAGCTGTTTGATGTTCTTGTAGAGTTGAATGAAATGCGAATTGAGACAGCAGACGTTGCACTGAGAAGGCAGCTCACCCTCGGCACCGAAGATCTTAGGTTTGCCGATCATGTGGTACGTCATGGTTCTACTCAAGGGGATGCATGGATAAGAGATCAGTTCGCCACCTACTTGATTTACCTTTTGAGGACATCATTGCTACCGG ATGGAAGCAGAGAAATTGAATCATATAACTCACAGTTTATGGCCGCATTCAAGGCGACTAATGCTTATGAGAAATGGCTGAAAATTACTAATAATGGTGATGTGGAAGCTTTCATGAACTTGATTCCGATGCATCCCTTCGCCGGTCAACTTTCCGTGGCCGACATGAAGCTGAAATTTGCACA CACCATGTCCACAACGGAGGGTGGCAGGAAAGTCAGCGCAGCCGTGGCCACCACCGGTCGAGCGGTAGCCACGACGTCTCGAGCCGTGGGCGGAGCCCTGTCCCAGGCTCGCGGAGCCCTATCCGGGTGGTGGAGCTCCCTCACCACTCCGACGCCGACGCCACTCCATCTCTGCGAGAGCTCGGACGAAAAGCGCTCCGACTCGGAAGAAAAACCTGACAATTTTTTCGACGAGAAACCTGAGACCTCTCGCGATGAGAAAATGCCTTCCGATGCCGAAGAAGCGCTGGAGGGCCAGGACAACAAGCGCGAGAGCGCTCCGTCGGATCCGCCCGACAAAGTCATAGAAGACACTGCGGGCAACCTCGGCAAGATACAAGTCGTTTGA